One window of the Arthrobacter sp. D5-1 genome contains the following:
- a CDS encoding LLM class flavin-dependent oxidoreductase, with product MSSSEEKKAGFLAIELDGAGYENLATAVLAAESAGFHAATFTDGRVPGRANALQRAAFAGPVTRNIAVVPEVDTVYTEPFHISTQLASLDYVSGGRAGWIVTAAESPEAAAAVGRSSVEGAALAHEAAASIEVGRRLWDSWEDDAVIRDVATGRYIDVDKLHYVDFETPSDFPGPGYSVKGPSIIPRPLQGQLPVLAAASLVGEGLVPADAVDAVLVSAPTPELLAGEVRDVRARLGASVAIVVELDVVLDARGEAAASRSGSAEETGRARFIGSAAALTDLLDSLLQESDGVRLHPAVLDVELDELSRAVLPELRRRGSLRAPIQDGTFRDLLGLGPAENRFATTATGAGK from the coding sequence GTGAGCTCCTCCGAAGAAAAGAAGGCCGGATTCCTGGCCATTGAACTCGATGGCGCCGGCTATGAGAACCTTGCAACCGCCGTCCTCGCCGCCGAGTCCGCCGGCTTCCACGCGGCAACCTTCACGGACGGACGGGTTCCCGGCCGCGCCAACGCCCTGCAGCGTGCCGCGTTCGCCGGTCCCGTCACCCGGAACATTGCCGTGGTCCCTGAGGTGGACACCGTCTACACGGAGCCCTTCCATATCTCCACGCAGCTCGCGAGCCTGGACTACGTCTCCGGCGGCCGTGCCGGGTGGATTGTCACAGCCGCTGAGTCGCCCGAGGCCGCTGCCGCCGTCGGACGTTCGTCGGTGGAAGGCGCCGCGCTGGCACACGAGGCCGCAGCGTCCATCGAGGTAGGCCGCCGGCTGTGGGACTCCTGGGAGGACGACGCCGTGATCCGGGACGTCGCCACCGGCCGCTACATCGATGTGGACAAGCTGCACTATGTGGACTTTGAAACACCCTCCGATTTCCCGGGTCCGGGCTATTCCGTGAAGGGTCCCTCCATCATTCCGAGGCCGCTGCAGGGCCAGCTGCCGGTACTGGCCGCGGCATCGCTGGTGGGCGAGGGTTTGGTGCCTGCTGATGCCGTTGATGCTGTGCTCGTCTCTGCCCCTACTCCGGAGCTGCTCGCTGGGGAGGTTCGCGACGTGCGGGCCCGCCTGGGTGCGTCCGTGGCGATTGTCGTCGAGCTCGACGTCGTCCTGGACGCGCGCGGCGAAGCTGCGGCTTCGCGCTCCGGGTCCGCTGAGGAAACCGGACGGGCGCGGTTTATCGGCTCTGCCGCGGCTCTCACCGATCTTCTCGACTCGCTCCTCCAGGAATCCGACGGTGTCCGTCTCCACCCTGCCGTCCTGGACGTGGAGCTGGATGAACTTTCACGGGCAGTCCTTCCGGAACTTCGTCGCCGCGGTTCCCTGCGGGCGCCCATCCAGGACGGCACGTTCCGGGACCTGCTGGGCCTGGGGCCGGCGGAGAACCGTTTCGCAACCACCGCTACCGGCGCAGGAAAGTAA
- a CDS encoding DUF1684 domain-containing protein has translation MSTHTETALEAFDEEWQEWHEAHERHRAHPHGFLAVTHLHWLGSEATRLEGAPGTWSVDADVVRVVLEPGESLQQDGVELNTGSGKTLELGPIEERGGINLVSCDTVIEVAKRGGEYIVRPRNPQNQLLQEYQGTPAYTPNAAFAVAGTFVPFDAPRPTTVGAAVEGIQHVYEAPGEIRFKLAGEELALTAFNGHAPGSLSVLFTDQTSGKTTYAANRSLSVVPAADGSVQLDFNRAVNLPCAYTDLATCPLPPAENRLPVAIEAGEKIPYERQDQK, from the coding sequence ATGTCTACGCACACTGAAACAGCACTCGAAGCCTTCGACGAGGAATGGCAGGAGTGGCACGAGGCCCATGAGCGTCACCGTGCCCACCCGCACGGCTTCCTCGCAGTGACCCACCTGCACTGGCTCGGCAGCGAAGCGACCCGGCTGGAAGGTGCGCCGGGCACGTGGAGTGTGGACGCCGACGTCGTACGTGTGGTCCTGGAGCCGGGCGAAAGCCTGCAGCAGGATGGGGTGGAATTGAACACCGGCTCGGGCAAAACGCTGGAGCTGGGCCCCATCGAGGAACGCGGCGGGATCAACCTGGTCTCCTGCGACACCGTGATCGAGGTGGCCAAACGTGGCGGCGAGTACATCGTTCGGCCTCGAAATCCGCAGAATCAGCTGTTGCAGGAGTACCAGGGAACACCTGCATACACCCCCAATGCCGCATTTGCCGTGGCAGGTACCTTTGTTCCCTTCGATGCTCCGCGCCCCACCACGGTGGGTGCCGCCGTCGAGGGTATCCAGCATGTTTATGAAGCACCGGGTGAGATCCGCTTCAAGCTGGCCGGTGAAGAACTTGCACTGACCGCGTTCAACGGCCACGCACCCGGCTCACTGTCCGTGCTGTTCACAGACCAGACCTCCGGCAAGACCACGTACGCGGCCAACCGCTCGCTATCCGTGGTTCCCGCAGCTGATGGCTCTGTGCAGCTCGACTTCAATCGAGCCGTGAACCTGCCGTGCGCCTACACCGACCTCGCAACCTGCCCGCTGCCGCCTGCCGAGAACCGGCTTCCGGTGGCCATTGAAGCCGGCGAAAAGATCCCCTACGAACGTCAGGACCAGAAGTGA
- a CDS encoding LLM class flavin-dependent oxidoreductase gives MKFQVLDIIPHLKNPVTGEIVSTADRLNQVVETARRAEELGFDSFSVGERHAGEFVSSSPTTVLAAIAAVTSRIRLQTGLTVLSVLDPVRVAEDYATIDQLSRGRLELVIGKGNEVLQYPLFGLSLDDQWDLLAEKYALLRTLWRKESVTWSGRFRPALTEPTTTTPRPFAGSPRIWHGSATTLTSAALAAKWGDPLFTANAIQPRENYKVLIDHYREEYERHGHDPRHQYLGSGSGAGGVFIADTTQEAIRQYGPVYEGLTASRNVPGNNSPFRDIEHAVAEGPALVGSPEQVIDKILSYHSLYNHDLQSISLPTTLPFDQQLEILERFALEVIPAVRASAPSTLWETGDPFAGRPEFAGATEPDAAATVTADHAFNRSDTAHVYAH, from the coding sequence ATGAAGTTCCAGGTCCTTGACATCATTCCGCACCTGAAGAACCCGGTGACCGGAGAGATCGTCTCCACCGCCGACCGGCTGAACCAAGTGGTGGAAACGGCCCGCCGGGCCGAGGAGCTCGGTTTTGACAGCTTCTCCGTGGGGGAGCGTCACGCCGGCGAGTTCGTCTCGTCGTCCCCGACGACGGTTCTCGCCGCGATTGCCGCCGTCACCAGCCGCATCCGCCTGCAGACCGGTCTCACCGTGCTCTCCGTCCTGGACCCTGTACGGGTGGCGGAGGACTACGCCACCATCGACCAACTGAGCCGAGGCCGCCTGGAGCTCGTGATCGGCAAAGGCAACGAAGTCCTGCAGTATCCGCTCTTTGGCCTGTCATTGGATGACCAATGGGACCTGCTCGCCGAGAAATACGCGCTGCTGCGCACGCTTTGGCGCAAGGAAAGTGTCACGTGGTCGGGTCGCTTCAGGCCCGCGCTCACCGAACCAACCACGACGACGCCCCGCCCCTTTGCGGGGTCGCCCCGGATTTGGCACGGCTCGGCTACAACCCTGACGTCCGCTGCGCTCGCCGCCAAGTGGGGCGACCCGCTGTTCACGGCCAACGCCATCCAGCCACGGGAGAACTACAAGGTCCTGATCGACCACTACCGCGAAGAGTACGAGCGCCACGGGCACGATCCGCGGCACCAGTACCTCGGCTCCGGCAGCGGCGCCGGCGGAGTGTTCATCGCGGACACCACGCAGGAAGCCATCCGCCAGTACGGACCGGTCTATGAAGGACTTACTGCCAGCCGTAACGTCCCCGGCAACAACTCGCCCTTCCGCGACATCGAGCACGCCGTGGCCGAGGGACCGGCACTGGTTGGCAGTCCGGAGCAGGTCATCGACAAGATCCTCAGCTACCACTCGCTGTACAACCACGATCTTCAGTCAATCTCCTTGCCTACTACGCTGCCGTTCGACCAGCAGCTGGAGATTCTGGAACGCTTCGCCCTCGAAGTTATCCCGGCCGTTCGCGCTTCCGCGCCCAGCACGCTGTGGGAAACCGGGGATCCCTTTGCGGGCCGACCCGAATTTGCCGGGGCCACCGAGCCGGACGCCGCAGCAACCGTGACAGCAGACCATGCCTTCAACAGGAGTGATACCGCACATGTCTACGCACACTGA
- a CDS encoding ABC transporter substrate-binding protein produces MLRKTRTFATNKSKLLALAVLPAVVLPVLAGCSDPGASAAKPESEAAKNGVVYNTSVDQNRIRGEKDTAAAAAVPATIAKDGKLTVATTAGSIPLSFHATDDKTPIGVEVDIAQLVADKLGLELDLQVTSWENWPLKTQSGDFEAVFSNVGINAARVKLFDFSTYRAAYMGFEAKKSSTYDIKGSDDISGLKISVGSGTNQEKILLAWNKELEDKGKAPATLQYYSSDADTILALSSGRTDLNLAPFPSVTYRENTRDDLKVVGKVNAGWPAETLVAATTLKGNGLAPAITDALNSTIKDGSYGKVLERWGLSEEALPESKTVTEATFGTPAGTTK; encoded by the coding sequence ATGCTTCGCAAGACCCGCACCTTTGCCACGAATAAGAGCAAGCTCCTGGCGCTCGCAGTACTTCCCGCCGTCGTGCTTCCCGTGCTGGCCGGGTGCTCCGATCCCGGGGCGTCGGCAGCCAAGCCGGAGTCCGAAGCTGCCAAGAACGGCGTTGTCTACAACACCTCCGTGGACCAGAACCGGATCCGCGGCGAGAAGGACACAGCTGCCGCAGCGGCCGTCCCGGCAACGATCGCCAAGGACGGCAAGCTGACCGTGGCTACCACCGCTGGTTCCATTCCGCTGTCCTTCCACGCCACGGATGACAAGACGCCGATCGGTGTGGAGGTGGACATCGCCCAGCTGGTGGCCGACAAGCTCGGCTTGGAGCTGGACCTTCAAGTGACGTCGTGGGAGAACTGGCCGCTCAAGACACAGTCCGGTGACTTCGAAGCCGTCTTCTCCAACGTGGGCATCAACGCAGCCCGCGTGAAGCTGTTCGACTTCTCCACCTACCGCGCCGCGTACATGGGCTTCGAAGCGAAGAAGAGCTCCACATACGACATCAAGGGTTCAGACGACATCTCCGGGCTGAAGATCTCCGTGGGCTCCGGCACCAACCAGGAGAAGATCCTGCTGGCCTGGAACAAGGAACTCGAGGACAAGGGCAAGGCGCCGGCCACCCTGCAGTACTACTCTTCGGATGCCGACACCATTCTGGCCCTCTCTTCGGGCCGCACGGACTTGAACCTGGCACCGTTCCCGTCCGTCACGTACCGCGAAAACACCCGCGACGACCTCAAGGTAGTGGGCAAGGTCAACGCCGGATGGCCGGCCGAAACGCTGGTAGCCGCCACAACGCTCAAGGGCAACGGATTGGCTCCGGCCATCACCGACGCACTGAACTCCACCATCAAGGACGGCTCCTACGGCAAGGTCCTGGAACGCTGGGGCCTCTCCGAGGAAGCCCTGCCGGAGTCCAAGACCGTCACCGAAGCGACGTTTGGGACCCCGGCCGGGACCACCAAATGA
- a CDS encoding amino acid ABC transporter ATP-binding protein → MSIIASRKENTTTAAQPDAEAPARDSAGTVPAGKAPAGAAKAATRGQVDITNVRKSFGATEVLKGVSLSVPPGGVAVIVGPSGSGKSTLLRTINHLEKVDGGYITIDGELVGYEVRGNKLHELREKDILKQRTHIGMVFQSFNLFPHLTALENVIEAPIVAQKRSKAEARKRGLELLDRVGLKDRADAYPRQLSGGQQQRVAIARALALDPKILLFDEPTSALDPELVNEVLDVIRELAKSGTTLIVVTHEMGFARDVADTVVFMDQGQIVESGTPQDIFANPREERTRSFFSKVIEPAFNI, encoded by the coding sequence ATGAGCATCATTGCTTCACGCAAGGAAAACACGACGACGGCGGCACAGCCTGACGCTGAAGCTCCGGCCCGCGATTCGGCCGGCACAGTCCCGGCCGGAAAAGCTCCGGCCGGCGCAGCCAAGGCCGCCACCCGCGGTCAGGTGGACATCACCAACGTCCGGAAGTCCTTCGGCGCCACAGAGGTGCTCAAGGGTGTTTCCTTGTCCGTCCCACCGGGCGGCGTCGCGGTGATCGTGGGGCCGTCGGGCTCGGGCAAGTCCACCCTGCTGCGCACCATCAACCACCTGGAAAAAGTCGACGGCGGCTACATCACCATCGATGGCGAACTGGTGGGCTACGAAGTCCGCGGCAACAAACTCCACGAACTGCGCGAGAAGGACATTCTCAAGCAGCGCACCCACATTGGCATGGTGTTCCAAAGCTTCAACCTGTTCCCGCACCTCACTGCCCTGGAGAACGTTATCGAGGCGCCCATCGTGGCCCAGAAGCGTTCCAAGGCCGAAGCCCGGAAGCGAGGATTGGAGCTCCTGGATCGGGTGGGCCTGAAGGACCGTGCAGACGCCTACCCGCGCCAGCTATCCGGAGGCCAGCAGCAACGCGTGGCCATTGCGCGGGCGCTGGCGCTTGATCCCAAGATCCTCCTTTTCGACGAGCCCACCTCAGCACTGGACCCCGAACTCGTCAACGAAGTCCTGGACGTCATCCGCGAACTCGCCAAGTCCGGTACCACGCTGATTGTGGTCACCCACGAGATGGGCTTTGCCCGGGACGTCGCAGACACCGTGGTCTTCATGGACCAGGGCCAGATCGTCGAATCCGGCACCCCGCAGGATATCTTCGCGAACCCCCGCGAGGAACGTACCCGCAGCTTCTTCTCCAAAGTCATCGAACCAGCTTTCAACATCTAG
- a CDS encoding amino acid ABC transporter permease, with translation MSAIAPPATADTAPPTPDYSEYKLVPARHPWRWVGTVLVAAGVAAIAWSLVTNPRWEWGVVAEWFTAQSVVNGLIETLKLTAISGVLGFVLGFILALMRLSASPLLVSVSWTFSWIFRSTPLLVQLLLWYNLGYLYEKISLGIPFTDVRFFEAQTTTLISQFAAAVLGLTLNQAAYSAEIIRGGILSVDQGQLEAASALGIPAWKRSTRIVLPQAMRAILPNAFNEIIGLVKGTSIVYVLAYSELFYTVQVIYNRTQQVLPLLLVATLWYVVITSVLSIFQYYIERHFSKGALRTLPLTPLQKARKFFTTHVAVSPTKDAR, from the coding sequence ATGAGTGCAATCGCACCGCCTGCCACGGCGGACACTGCACCGCCCACCCCGGATTACTCCGAGTACAAGCTGGTCCCTGCCCGTCACCCGTGGCGGTGGGTGGGCACCGTGCTGGTGGCTGCCGGCGTGGCCGCCATCGCGTGGTCGCTGGTCACCAACCCGCGCTGGGAGTGGGGCGTGGTGGCCGAGTGGTTCACCGCCCAGTCGGTAGTCAACGGGCTCATCGAGACCCTCAAACTCACGGCCATCTCCGGTGTTCTTGGCTTCGTCCTCGGCTTCATCCTGGCCCTGATGCGCCTGTCGGCCTCGCCGTTGCTGGTCTCGGTGTCCTGGACGTTCTCGTGGATCTTCCGCTCCACTCCGCTGCTGGTCCAGCTCCTCCTTTGGTACAACCTGGGGTACCTGTACGAGAAGATCAGCCTGGGCATCCCGTTCACGGACGTCCGCTTCTTTGAAGCCCAGACCACCACGCTCATCAGCCAGTTCGCCGCAGCGGTCCTCGGCCTCACCTTGAACCAAGCGGCCTACTCCGCCGAAATCATCCGCGGCGGCATTCTCTCCGTGGACCAAGGCCAGCTCGAAGCTGCCTCGGCCTTGGGCATCCCGGCGTGGAAGCGTTCCACCAGGATCGTGCTTCCCCAGGCGATGCGGGCCATCCTGCCCAACGCGTTCAACGAGATCATCGGCCTGGTCAAGGGCACCTCGATCGTTTACGTCCTGGCGTACTCGGAGCTGTTCTACACGGTCCAGGTCATCTACAACCGGACCCAGCAGGTGCTGCCACTGCTCCTGGTGGCGACGCTCTGGTACGTGGTGATCACCTCTGTGCTGAGCATCTTCCAGTACTACATCGAACGCCACTTCTCCAAGGGCGCACTGCGGACCCTGCCGCTCACCCCGTTGCAGAAGGCCCGCAAGTTTTTCACCACACACGTTGCTGTCTCTCCCACCAAGGACGCCCGATGA
- a CDS encoding FAD/NAD(P)-binding protein, translated as MPSRVPAIAFIGGGPRTAGVLERLAANRPALFLGPLHIHVIEPHEPGSGRIWRYDQDPGLLLNSTAADVTMFTDASVACDGPSVEGPGLSTWASGVLDGSIRDVPSLEPHLLEQLRSLTPGSFPTRQLQSKYLEWFFGRAVSALGSDATVTVHRDTATAVERSVADGASAGSHSGLDDGPHRVRLASGAEVLADVVVYALGHTDSVPDPESARLSEFAARHGGFHAPPSYTTDVDYSAIEPGQDVIVSGMGLAFVDLLVLLFEGRGGRFEETPDGHLDYVASGAEPRVWAGSRRGVPFHSKISSTLRGEPIARPRYFTAEAIDALLAQHQELDFRKHLWPLIAKDAGYAYYRELFTGYPERVLGTWTSFESRFEALDWYSAAREELVNFSVPDPALRLDLEKLDHPLSGCAFADHDSVQRSVAAYIQRDLDLRTSPDHSETLALFTALLFVYMDLGRLVPQERLNARSQQAIHGWWHGFFSFVDSGPPSHRLREMLALHRAGFLKFLGPGMWVRADDSMGRFVAGSFQSPVVVDAAAYIEARLPAASVERSANPALFDLHDAGWGTEQRLLTSDGAHSTGKLLVSGNHEVLSPVGTPQRGLFAVGPWTSGWGAGAFARPNTNAAPFRENDALARRILSTVAAARPTESQLTPL; from the coding sequence ATGCCGTCACGAGTTCCAGCCATCGCCTTCATTGGCGGCGGCCCGCGCACCGCCGGCGTCCTGGAACGACTTGCCGCCAACCGTCCTGCGCTGTTCCTCGGTCCCCTGCACATCCACGTCATCGAACCCCATGAACCCGGTTCCGGGAGGATCTGGCGCTATGACCAGGATCCCGGGCTGCTGCTGAACTCCACGGCTGCGGACGTCACCATGTTCACGGACGCCTCCGTAGCCTGCGACGGCCCGTCGGTGGAGGGGCCGGGATTGTCCACGTGGGCGTCGGGCGTGCTGGACGGCAGCATCCGGGATGTTCCTTCGCTGGAGCCGCACCTGCTCGAACAGCTTCGCTCGCTGACTCCGGGGTCGTTTCCCACCCGTCAACTTCAGAGCAAGTACCTTGAATGGTTCTTCGGCCGGGCTGTCAGCGCTTTGGGCTCCGACGCGACGGTCACCGTGCATCGGGACACGGCCACCGCCGTCGAGCGTTCGGTTGCGGACGGCGCCTCCGCTGGGTCTCACAGCGGGCTCGACGACGGTCCTCACCGCGTGCGGCTGGCTTCCGGTGCGGAGGTGCTTGCCGACGTCGTGGTGTATGCGCTGGGGCACACAGATTCCGTTCCCGACCCCGAGTCCGCCCGCCTCAGCGAATTCGCTGCCCGGCACGGCGGGTTCCATGCGCCGCCGTCGTACACCACGGACGTGGACTACTCCGCGATTGAACCCGGCCAGGACGTGATCGTTTCCGGGATGGGCCTGGCGTTCGTGGACCTGCTCGTGCTGCTGTTCGAGGGACGTGGTGGCCGCTTCGAAGAAACGCCCGATGGCCACCTGGACTACGTAGCCTCCGGCGCCGAACCGCGGGTCTGGGCAGGGTCCCGGCGCGGTGTACCTTTCCACTCCAAGATCTCCTCCACGTTGCGCGGCGAGCCAATCGCCCGCCCGCGATACTTCACCGCAGAGGCCATTGATGCGCTCCTCGCCCAGCATCAGGAACTCGATTTCCGCAAGCACCTGTGGCCGCTGATCGCCAAGGACGCCGGGTACGCCTACTACCGCGAGCTCTTCACCGGCTACCCGGAGCGGGTATTGGGGACGTGGACCAGTTTTGAGTCACGTTTCGAGGCCCTCGATTGGTACAGCGCTGCCCGCGAAGAACTGGTCAACTTCTCCGTGCCGGATCCGGCGCTACGCCTGGACCTCGAGAAGCTGGACCATCCCCTGAGCGGCTGCGCGTTCGCCGACCATGACTCAGTGCAACGCTCGGTGGCCGCGTATATCCAGCGCGACCTTGATCTCCGCACCAGCCCCGACCATTCCGAGACCCTGGCCCTTTTCACCGCCTTGCTGTTTGTCTACATGGACCTCGGCCGCCTGGTCCCGCAGGAAAGGCTCAATGCCCGCTCCCAGCAGGCCATTCACGGGTGGTGGCACGGCTTCTTCAGCTTCGTCGACTCCGGGCCGCCCTCCCACCGCCTCCGCGAGATGCTGGCACTTCACCGGGCCGGGTTCCTGAAGTTCCTGGGTCCGGGCATGTGGGTCCGTGCCGACGATTCCATGGGCAGGTTCGTTGCCGGCTCGTTCCAATCGCCCGTTGTGGTGGACGCCGCCGCGTACATTGAGGCGCGGCTGCCTGCCGCTTCGGTGGAACGTTCCGCCAACCCCGCGTTGTTTGACCTGCACGACGCCGGATGGGGCACCGAACAGCGGCTCCTCACCTCCGACGGTGCCCACTCCACAGGAAAGCTGCTGGTCTCCGGGAATCACGAGGTCCTGTCCCCTGTTGGTACTCCTCAGAGGGGTTTGTTCGCGGTGGGCCCGTGGACGTCCGGGTGGGGTGCCGGGGCTTTTGCACGGCCCAACACCAACGCAGCACCCTTCCGGGAGAACGACGCCCTCGCGCGGAGGATACTGTCCACTGTTGCTGCCGCCCGCCCAACTGAGTCGCAGTTAACGCCGTTATGA
- a CDS encoding GNAT family N-acetyltransferase, with protein MTTTPTLPTSGLTVLSLPMRDPRVRPLLDELAVEYNTRYGDLFSSEGAAEELNRYPAEEFAAPHGALIIIQENGESVAGGAFRRYDDHTAELKRIWTHSAHRRRGLARLVLTELENEARRRGYRKLYLTTGPRQPEAKNLYLATGYKALFDLAADPEDIKHLAFSKDLAVHS; from the coding sequence ATGACAACAACGCCAACCCTGCCGACGTCGGGCCTGACCGTCCTCAGCCTGCCCATGCGCGATCCCCGCGTTCGCCCCCTCCTGGACGAGCTCGCCGTCGAATACAACACCCGCTATGGCGACCTGTTCAGCAGCGAAGGGGCCGCGGAGGAACTGAACCGGTACCCTGCCGAAGAGTTCGCTGCCCCGCACGGCGCGTTGATCATCATCCAGGAGAATGGCGAGTCAGTGGCCGGCGGCGCGTTCCGGCGCTATGACGACCACACTGCCGAACTCAAGCGGATCTGGACGCACTCGGCCCACCGACGTCGCGGCTTGGCACGCCTGGTCCTGACGGAACTGGAAAATGAGGCGCGACGACGCGGCTACCGGAAGCTCTACCTCACCACCGGCCCGCGCCAGCCGGAGGCGAAAAACCTCTACCTTGCCACGGGCTACAAGGCGCTGTTCGACCTCGCCGCAGACCCCGAGGACATCAAGCATTTGGCGTTCAGCAAGGATCTTGCCGTGCACAGCTAA
- a CDS encoding helicase HerA-like domain-containing protein, which produces MRMAKKPTATTAEKLATIQQGYTLEGATIELGAAIVDGEIHKEAQVRLPLAMMNRHGLVAGATGTGKTVTLHMMAEQLCTAGVPVFLADIKGDLSGLATPATGSEKLTARTSALGQEWSAKNFPVEFLSLGGDGHGIPVRATITSFGPILLSRIMDLNDTQESSLQLIFHFADKNNLELIDLKDLRAVIQFLTSDEGKTELANLGGLSKATAGVILRELVTLEAQGMEKFFGEPEFDTAELLRTAPDGRGVISCLELPTLQTKPLLFSTFLMWLLADLFEDLPEAGDLDKPKLVFFLDEAHLLFNGASKAFLDAITTTVRLIRSKGVGIFFVTQTPKDVPADVLGQLANRIQHALRAFTPEDAKALKATVSTFPVSDYDLEETLTSAGIGEAVITVMNEKGAPTPVALTRLRAPESVMGPSADDLIKSTVAGSSLLVKYGTAVDNLSAYEKLSGQAAVSTGDAAPGLPPVPSASSGGSGVSQSDIDAEARRIEEEILGRPSSRSSSPEPYPVPAPAPVPQQAPAQQDGMFGDIAGALGGALGGGLKSMVRSMGTQLGRDLMRGVFGTSSRRRR; this is translated from the coding sequence ATGCGCATGGCCAAGAAACCCACTGCAACAACTGCCGAGAAACTCGCCACCATCCAGCAGGGGTACACCCTGGAAGGTGCCACCATCGAGCTGGGCGCCGCGATCGTGGACGGTGAAATCCACAAAGAGGCCCAGGTCCGGCTCCCGCTCGCCATGATGAACCGGCACGGACTGGTGGCCGGCGCCACGGGCACCGGCAAGACGGTCACGCTGCACATGATGGCCGAACAGCTGTGTACGGCGGGTGTCCCGGTTTTCCTCGCGGACATCAAGGGTGATCTTTCAGGACTTGCCACGCCCGCCACCGGCAGTGAGAAGCTGACCGCACGCACCTCGGCGCTGGGGCAGGAGTGGTCTGCGAAGAATTTTCCCGTTGAGTTCCTCTCGCTCGGTGGGGATGGCCACGGTATTCCCGTCCGTGCCACCATCACCTCGTTCGGGCCTATCCTGCTCTCGCGCATCATGGATTTGAACGACACGCAGGAATCCAGCCTCCAACTGATTTTCCACTTCGCGGACAAGAACAACCTGGAGCTGATCGACCTCAAGGACCTCCGTGCGGTCATCCAGTTCCTGACCTCGGACGAGGGCAAGACCGAACTGGCAAACCTTGGCGGGCTTTCCAAAGCCACAGCCGGCGTGATCCTCCGCGAACTGGTCACCCTTGAGGCCCAGGGGATGGAGAAGTTCTTCGGCGAGCCCGAGTTCGATACCGCCGAACTGCTTCGCACAGCGCCGGATGGCCGGGGCGTGATCAGCTGCCTTGAATTGCCAACGCTGCAGACCAAGCCCCTGTTGTTCTCCACGTTCCTCATGTGGCTCCTGGCCGATCTTTTCGAGGACCTCCCCGAGGCCGGCGACCTGGACAAGCCCAAGCTCGTCTTCTTCCTGGACGAAGCCCATCTGCTGTTCAACGGCGCCTCCAAGGCCTTCCTCGACGCCATCACCACCACCGTCCGGCTCATCCGCTCCAAAGGGGTGGGCATCTTCTTCGTCACGCAGACACCCAAGGATGTTCCTGCTGACGTCCTGGGCCAGCTCGCCAACCGCATCCAGCACGCCTTGCGCGCCTTCACCCCCGAGGATGCCAAAGCGTTGAAGGCCACCGTCTCCACGTTCCCCGTCAGTGACTACGACCTCGAAGAAACGCTCACGTCCGCGGGCATCGGCGAGGCCGTCATCACCGTCATGAATGAGAAGGGTGCGCCCACACCGGTTGCGTTGACCCGGCTCCGCGCCCCGGAGTCCGTCATGGGTCCCAGCGCGGACGACCTCATCAAGAGCACCGTGGCAGGGTCCTCCTTGTTGGTGAAGTACGGCACCGCCGTGGACAACCTCTCCGCGTACGAGAAGTTGAGTGGCCAGGCCGCCGTATCCACCGGCGATGCTGCTCCGGGACTGCCACCGGTGCCTTCCGCATCATCGGGGGGTTCCGGGGTTTCCCAGTCCGACATCGACGCCGAAGCGCGCCGGATCGAGGAAGAGATCCTCGGCCGCCCCAGCTCGCGGTCCTCATCACCTGAGCCCTACCCGGTTCCCGCGCCTGCTCCAGTTCCGCAGCAGGCTCCGGCCCAGCAGGATGGCATGTTCGGAGACATCGCCGGCGCCCTCGGTGGTGCGCTGGGCGGCGGGCTGAAAAGCATGGTCCGGTCCATGGGCACGCAGCTGGGCCGTGACCTCATGCGCGGCGTCTTCGGCACCTCCTCACGGCGCCGCCGCTAG